One genomic segment of Kocuria rhizophila DC2201 includes these proteins:
- a CDS encoding DsbA family protein, producing the protein MASKNNTSGSSSVDARERARQIADRQSRRSNGKPLGLILGVVALVVAIALIIGLVIWQNSKATIPDAGPVPASANQYGGITVTKDGIAQNTSDVKERDLSTLPPAPDEPDTSKTPLGVVDKDKAVGNGKPVQLVIFQDFECVHCADFEKENADALKKAVDAGKVEIEYRNLNFLDKATPDQYSSRSANAAYLVAEQVTPDQYMEYSQEVFSHQGSGGLSNKQLAEIAGKHGATVSEKDLDENTYRPMVNVATRESVTNGVAGTPSIFVDGKRYEKGAFEDMLKQAIDAKAKKK; encoded by the coding sequence ATGGCTTCCAAGAACAACACCTCCGGCTCCTCGTCCGTGGACGCGCGGGAACGCGCCCGGCAGATCGCCGACCGCCAGTCCCGCCGCTCCAACGGCAAGCCCCTGGGGCTGATCCTGGGCGTCGTGGCCCTCGTGGTGGCGATCGCGCTGATCATCGGGCTGGTGATCTGGCAGAACAGCAAGGCCACCATCCCGGACGCCGGGCCCGTGCCCGCGAGCGCCAACCAGTACGGCGGGATCACCGTGACCAAGGACGGGATCGCGCAGAACACCTCCGACGTCAAGGAGCGGGACCTCTCCACGCTGCCCCCGGCGCCCGACGAGCCCGACACCTCCAAGACGCCCCTGGGCGTGGTGGACAAGGACAAGGCCGTGGGCAACGGCAAGCCCGTGCAGCTCGTGATCTTCCAGGACTTCGAGTGCGTGCACTGCGCGGACTTCGAGAAGGAGAACGCGGACGCCCTGAAGAAGGCCGTGGACGCGGGGAAGGTGGAGATCGAGTACCGCAACCTCAACTTCCTGGACAAGGCCACCCCGGACCAGTACTCCTCCCGCTCCGCGAACGCCGCCTACCTGGTGGCCGAGCAGGTCACCCCGGACCAGTACATGGAGTACTCCCAGGAGGTGTTCTCCCACCAGGGCAGCGGCGGGCTGAGCAACAAGCAGCTCGCGGAGATCGCCGGGAAGCACGGCGCCACCGTCTCCGAGAAGGACCTCGACGAGAACACCTACCGCCCCATGGTCAACGTGGCCACCCGCGAGTCCGTGACCAACGGTGTGGCGGGCACCCCGTCCATCTTCGTGGACGGCAAGCGCTACGAGAAGGGCGCCTTCGAGGACATGCTCAAGCAAGCGATCGACGCGAAGGCCAAGAAGAAGTAG
- a CDS encoding alpha,alpha-trehalose-phosphate synthase (UDP-forming) produces the protein MEAINPPGKEHSVSAEQSLEEVAVPQEGYDFVVVSNRLPVDRDVDENGSSSWRRSPGGLVSALAPVMAQRDGAWVGWHGAPDESLEPFDHDVFHLVPVSLSETEVKRYYEGFSNATLWPLYHDVIASPEFHRTWWYAYRRVNERFARTAAETAAEGATVWVQDYQLQLVPRMLRRLRPDVTIGFFNHIPFPPTEIFSQLPWRRAVLEGLTGADLIGFQRPGDAQNFQRCVRRYLGVQFTKGAAQFSESTAEGGQTTWTVNAGSYPISIDVDSIKELADDPSVRARAREIREELGNPETIFLGVDRLDYTKGIRHRIKAYGELLHDGRLTVEDSVLIQVASPSRERVDSYRHLRELVEGMVGRINGQYDTISHTAIRYLHHGYPFEEMVALYLAADVMLVTALRDGMNLVAKEYVAARRDRSGALVLSEFTGAAEQLKQAVLVNPHDIDGLKDAMMYARDMPATEARKRMASMRRQVLTHDVVDWSQRFLDDLAAHARTAPDDAAGPGAAADGPGHE, from the coding sequence ATGGAAGCGATCAACCCGCCCGGGAAGGAACACAGCGTGAGCGCAGAACAGTCTTTGGAAGAGGTCGCCGTCCCGCAGGAGGGCTACGACTTCGTGGTGGTCTCCAACCGGCTCCCTGTGGACCGGGACGTGGACGAGAACGGCAGCAGCTCGTGGCGCCGTTCCCCGGGCGGGCTGGTCAGCGCGCTCGCGCCGGTGATGGCGCAGCGGGACGGTGCCTGGGTGGGCTGGCACGGGGCCCCGGACGAGTCCCTGGAACCGTTCGACCACGACGTCTTCCACCTCGTCCCGGTGTCCCTGAGCGAGACGGAGGTCAAGCGCTACTACGAGGGCTTCTCCAACGCCACCCTGTGGCCGCTGTACCACGACGTGATCGCCTCCCCCGAGTTCCACCGCACGTGGTGGTACGCCTACCGCCGGGTCAACGAGCGCTTCGCGCGCACGGCCGCGGAGACCGCCGCGGAGGGCGCCACGGTGTGGGTGCAGGACTACCAGCTGCAGCTGGTCCCGCGGATGCTGCGCCGGCTGCGCCCGGACGTGACCATCGGCTTCTTCAACCACATCCCGTTCCCTCCCACCGAGATCTTCTCGCAGCTGCCCTGGCGCAGGGCGGTGCTGGAGGGGCTCACGGGCGCGGACCTGATCGGCTTCCAGCGCCCCGGGGACGCCCAGAACTTCCAGCGCTGCGTGCGCCGGTACCTGGGGGTGCAGTTCACCAAGGGTGCGGCGCAGTTCAGCGAGAGCACGGCCGAGGGCGGGCAGACCACGTGGACGGTCAACGCCGGCTCCTACCCCATCTCCATCGACGTGGACTCCATCAAGGAGCTCGCGGACGATCCCTCGGTCCGGGCGCGGGCGCGCGAGATCCGCGAGGAGCTCGGCAACCCGGAGACCATCTTCCTGGGCGTGGACCGGCTGGACTACACCAAGGGCATCCGGCACCGGATCAAGGCCTACGGGGAGCTGCTGCACGACGGCAGGCTCACGGTCGAGGACTCCGTGCTGATCCAGGTGGCCAGCCCGTCCCGCGAGCGCGTGGACTCGTACCGGCACCTGCGGGAGCTCGTGGAGGGGATGGTGGGGCGGATCAACGGCCAGTACGACACCATCTCGCACACCGCCATCCGCTACCTCCACCACGGCTACCCGTTCGAGGAGATGGTCGCGCTCTACCTCGCGGCGGACGTGATGCTCGTGACCGCGCTGCGGGACGGGATGAACCTCGTGGCCAAGGAGTACGTGGCGGCCCGCCGGGACCGCTCCGGGGCGCTCGTGCTCTCCGAGTTCACGGGCGCGGCCGAGCAGCTCAAGCAGGCGGTGCTGGTCAACCCCCACGACATCGACGGCCTCAAGGACGCCATGATGTACGCGCGGGACATGCCCGCCACGGAGGCGCGCAAGCGCATGGCCTCGATGCGCCGGCAGGTGCTCACCCACGACGTCGTGGACTGGTCCCAGCGCTTCCTGGACGACCTCGCCGCGCACGCCCGCACCGCGCCCGACGACGCCGCGGGGCCGGGTGCCGCCGCGGACGGGCCCGGTCATGAGTGA
- the otsB gene encoding trehalose-phosphatase yields MSDPLNRALDAAAGAGTLLVALDFDGTVAPFTERPEDSRPLPAAQRALDALAGLPRTTVAVVSGRPLEFLRTVVDPQRRMVLSGSHGAEVDLGPAARGGAEGHDAGHGGVVLGPEQRARLERAVAATRQIARSCPGAHVELKPAGVALHTRPVKDPAAAQRALQQAAEAYCVLPGLRVTPGQQVLECSVLSATKGDGLDAIRAAVHPDVTVFAGDDVTDEDALAVLGPADVGIKVGERESVAPWRVPDPAALSEVLADLADRRARVLDGAG; encoded by the coding sequence ATGAGTGACCCTCTGAACCGCGCCCTGGATGCCGCGGCCGGTGCGGGCACACTGCTCGTGGCGCTGGACTTCGACGGCACTGTGGCCCCGTTCACCGAACGCCCCGAGGACTCGCGCCCGCTGCCCGCGGCCCAGCGCGCGCTGGACGCGCTCGCGGGGCTGCCCCGGACCACCGTGGCCGTGGTCTCGGGGCGCCCCCTGGAGTTCCTGCGCACCGTCGTGGACCCGCAGCGGCGCATGGTGCTCTCCGGCTCGCACGGTGCGGAGGTGGACCTCGGCCCCGCGGCGCGCGGCGGAGCTGAGGGCCACGACGCGGGGCACGGCGGCGTCGTGCTCGGACCCGAGCAGCGTGCTCGGCTCGAGCGGGCGGTCGCCGCCACCCGGCAGATCGCCCGGAGCTGCCCGGGCGCGCACGTGGAGCTCAAGCCCGCCGGGGTGGCCCTGCACACCCGGCCCGTGAAGGATCCCGCGGCCGCGCAGCGCGCCCTGCAGCAGGCCGCCGAGGCGTACTGCGTCCTGCCGGGGCTGCGGGTGACCCCGGGGCAGCAGGTCCTGGAGTGCTCGGTGCTCAGCGCCACCAAGGGCGACGGCCTCGACGCGATCCGCGCGGCCGTGCACCCGGACGTCACGGTCTTCGCCGGGGACGACGTCACGGACGAGGACGCCCTGGCCGTGCTGGGTCCCGCTGACGTGGGGATCAAGGTGGGCGAGCGGGAGTCCGTGGCCCCGTGGCGGGTCCCAGACCCGGCCGCGCTCAGCGAGGTGCTGGCCGACCTCGCCGACCGGCGGGCGCGCGTGCTGGACGGCGCGGGCTGA
- a CDS encoding DUF4032 domain-containing protein, with product MTPRPPSPHTARGISISTAFPDPALLELPWDVPLEDWPPEVLAAYPRGLSRHVVRFATVGERVVAVKETTAHYAQREYGLLRRLQRMGTPSVVPDAVVTERYRPDGEALPAALVTDHLSFSLPYRAIFEQVPSPDTIERLVDALASLIVQLHLSGFYWGDVSLSNTLFRRDAGQFAAYLVDAETGELHPQLTRGQREYDIDLARTNVAGEIMDLLAGEHMQRRLAEAGVDPASVDPFAVSERLVQTYDGLWEELTATEVFSVDERWRVQDRVKRLNELGFDVEEASMDSDESGRVHLRPRVVEPGHHSRRLLHLTGLNTQENQARRILTDIDQFGRALYPGLPEDLTAQLWMREIFVPIMAAIPAELRGKREPAQIVHEVLEHRWFMSEAAGKDIPTEAAAADYVQTYLAERPDERDVF from the coding sequence ATGACCCCCCGACCCCCCTCCCCCCACACCGCGCGCGGGATCTCGATCAGCACCGCGTTCCCGGACCCCGCTCTGCTGGAGCTGCCCTGGGACGTCCCCCTCGAGGACTGGCCCCCCGAGGTCCTCGCCGCGTACCCGCGGGGACTGTCCCGCCACGTGGTGCGCTTCGCCACGGTGGGCGAGCGCGTGGTGGCCGTGAAGGAGACCACGGCCCACTACGCGCAGCGCGAGTACGGGCTGCTGCGCAGGCTGCAGCGCATGGGTACCCCGTCGGTGGTTCCGGACGCGGTGGTCACGGAGCGCTACCGCCCCGACGGCGAGGCCCTCCCGGCCGCGCTGGTGACCGACCACCTGAGCTTCTCCCTGCCCTACCGGGCGATCTTCGAGCAGGTGCCTTCCCCGGACACCATTGAACGGCTCGTGGACGCCCTGGCCTCGCTGATCGTGCAGCTGCACCTCTCGGGCTTCTACTGGGGGGACGTCTCCCTCTCCAACACCCTGTTCCGCCGGGACGCCGGCCAGTTCGCCGCCTACCTCGTGGACGCCGAGACCGGCGAGCTGCACCCGCAGCTCACGCGCGGGCAGCGCGAGTACGACATCGACCTCGCGCGCACCAACGTGGCCGGGGAGATCATGGACCTGCTCGCGGGCGAGCACATGCAGCGGCGGCTGGCCGAGGCGGGGGTGGATCCGGCGTCCGTGGACCCGTTCGCGGTCTCGGAGCGGCTCGTGCAGACCTACGACGGGCTGTGGGAGGAGCTGACCGCCACCGAGGTGTTCTCCGTGGACGAGCGCTGGCGCGTGCAGGATCGGGTCAAGCGGCTCAACGAGCTGGGCTTCGACGTCGAGGAGGCGTCCATGGACTCGGACGAGTCCGGGCGGGTGCACCTGCGCCCGCGCGTGGTGGAGCCGGGCCACCACAGCCGCCGGCTGCTGCACCTGACCGGGCTGAACACGCAGGAGAACCAGGCGCGGCGCATCCTCACGGACATCGACCAGTTCGGCCGGGCCCTGTACCCCGGGCTGCCCGAGGACCTCACCGCCCAGCTGTGGATGCGGGAGATCTTCGTGCCCATCATGGCCGCGATCCCCGCGGAGCTGCGCGGCAAGCGGGAGCCCGCGCAGATCGTGCACGAGGTGCTGGAGCACCGGTGGTTCATGTCCGAGGCTGCGGGCAAGGACATCCCCACGGAGGCGGCCGCCGCGGACTACGTGCAGACCTACCTGGCCGAGCGCCCCGACGAGCGGGACGTGTTCTAG
- a CDS encoding TetR/AcrR family transcriptional regulator codes for MTSESIPAPGPSTDPRTARTDRKIIAGALRLLREGGPQRVTIEAVSALTGVAKTSIYRRYDNSPQLLEAALQHTAAAQAPAVQDGTWEQALTDAVDLLLRDMGLGVAITLLQEPTSPTAGVLRSAVVRPRMDALRALLQRDQDRGLVRASVDLDMVVDFVLGAAYAHVARYGSLDEQWTVRVHRAVGDLIRVRPEEQSAG; via the coding sequence ATGACGTCCGAGAGCATCCCGGCCCCCGGGCCCTCGACCGACCCGCGGACCGCGCGCACGGACCGCAAGATCATCGCGGGTGCCCTGCGGCTGCTGCGGGAGGGCGGACCGCAGCGCGTGACGATCGAGGCGGTCTCCGCGCTCACGGGCGTGGCCAAGACCTCGATCTACCGCCGCTACGACAACAGCCCCCAGCTGCTGGAGGCTGCGCTGCAGCACACGGCCGCCGCGCAGGCCCCCGCCGTCCAGGACGGCACGTGGGAGCAGGCGCTCACGGATGCCGTGGACCTGCTGCTGCGGGACATGGGCCTGGGCGTGGCCATCACGCTGCTGCAGGAACCCACCTCCCCGACCGCTGGGGTGCTGCGCTCGGCGGTGGTCCGCCCGCGCATGGACGCCCTGCGCGCGCTCCTGCAGCGGGACCAGGACCGCGGGCTCGTCCGGGCGTCCGTGGACCTGGACATGGTCGTGGACTTCGTCCTGGGGGCCGCCTACGCCCACGTGGCGCGCTACGGATCCCTCGACGAGCAGTGGACCGTGCGGGTGCACCGCGCGGTCGGGGACCTCATCCGGGTGCGTCCCGAGGAGCAGTCGGCGGGCTAG
- a CDS encoding HAD-IB family hydrolase, with protein MTDTTTRVLLTGATGFLGQAVLERLLSSSETTHVTAVVRPKGSQSGADRLRQLLHKPSFRTWREAVGEQRAREVFEARTSVLEGDLTGLAEIAEPFDVVVHSASTVSFDPPIDEAFRTNVNGAVGLYDALRATGQDPHVIHISTCYVGGIAKGLRPETSVEHDVDWQVEYDAAVGAADTAEVESRSPERLEAFIRRATAQHGKEGPKSVARAAEEARREWVRARLVDHGRTRAQSLGWTDIYTFTKALGERVAEQKWAGVGHRLSVVRPSIIESALRHPFPGWIDGYKVADPLIMAYAKGALPEFPGLPDSVLDVIPVDFVVNAIVALALGGHREQEPTDDAAAGPHSAYYQVCSGASNPLPFHRMYRSVRAYFLERPLEDSHGTPIRVPEWTFPANNAMERGLAVKEKLAAAGSRVSSVLPATARTREWTNSLHRVQTGLGSLRTYVDLYQNYTRTEMIFDDTRTRQLDRSLPADTPEDLHFDVRAIDWADYWQNVHLPALTEMTRAYGRAKEASRRRAVRQRRMNGGTDVVAVFDLEGTVAAGTIVSQYAQLRRRELSPLQWPGELVELLGGAGTYIAAERRDRGEFIRAFLRRYRGVSVERVTELMNGSLGRAVERSVRPGALAQIREHREAGHRTVLVTGSLDLLVSPVAELFDDVVAGRMDQVDGVLTGYLATPPLVDEARAQWLKRYAQDHGLDLSRSYGYGDSVADASWLSLVGHPHAVNPDLQLYRRARRAHWPVEDWRKA; from the coding sequence TTGACCGACACCACCACACGCGTCCTGCTCACGGGGGCCACGGGCTTCCTGGGGCAGGCGGTCCTCGAACGGCTGCTCTCGAGCTCGGAGACCACGCACGTGACGGCGGTGGTCCGGCCCAAGGGGTCCCAGTCCGGCGCCGACCGGCTGCGGCAGCTGCTGCACAAGCCGTCCTTCCGGACGTGGCGCGAGGCCGTGGGGGAGCAGCGGGCGCGAGAGGTCTTCGAGGCCCGCACGAGCGTGCTTGAGGGGGACCTCACGGGGCTGGCGGAGATCGCCGAGCCGTTCGACGTGGTGGTGCACTCCGCCTCCACGGTCTCCTTCGACCCCCCGATCGACGAGGCCTTCCGCACCAACGTGAACGGCGCCGTGGGACTCTACGACGCCCTGCGCGCGACCGGCCAGGACCCGCACGTGATCCACATATCCACGTGCTACGTGGGCGGGATCGCCAAGGGACTGCGCCCCGAGACCTCCGTGGAGCACGACGTCGACTGGCAGGTCGAGTACGACGCCGCCGTGGGCGCGGCCGACACCGCCGAGGTGGAATCCCGCTCGCCCGAGCGGCTGGAGGCCTTCATCCGCCGGGCCACCGCCCAGCACGGCAAGGAGGGGCCCAAGTCCGTGGCACGCGCCGCGGAGGAGGCCCGGCGCGAGTGGGTGCGCGCACGCCTCGTGGACCACGGCCGCACCCGGGCCCAGTCCCTGGGGTGGACCGACATCTACACGTTCACCAAGGCGCTGGGCGAGCGCGTGGCGGAGCAGAAGTGGGCCGGGGTCGGGCACCGGCTCTCGGTCGTGCGCCCGTCCATCATCGAGTCCGCCCTGCGCCACCCCTTCCCCGGGTGGATCGACGGCTACAAGGTCGCGGACCCGCTGATCATGGCCTACGCCAAGGGCGCGCTGCCGGAGTTCCCCGGGCTGCCGGACTCGGTGCTGGACGTGATCCCGGTGGACTTCGTGGTCAACGCGATCGTGGCCCTCGCCCTGGGCGGTCACCGGGAGCAGGAGCCCACGGACGACGCCGCCGCGGGGCCGCACTCCGCCTACTACCAGGTCTGCTCGGGGGCCTCCAACCCCCTGCCGTTCCACCGGATGTACCGCAGCGTGCGCGCCTACTTCCTGGAGCGCCCGCTCGAGGACTCCCACGGCACCCCGATCCGGGTGCCTGAGTGGACGTTCCCGGCGAACAACGCGATGGAGCGCGGGCTGGCCGTGAAGGAGAAGCTCGCGGCTGCGGGCAGCCGCGTGAGCTCGGTGCTGCCCGCCACCGCGCGGACCCGGGAGTGGACCAACTCGCTGCACCGGGTCCAGACCGGGCTGGGGTCCCTGCGCACCTACGTGGACCTGTACCAGAACTACACGCGCACCGAGATGATCTTCGACGACACCCGCACGCGGCAGCTGGACCGCTCCCTGCCCGCGGACACCCCCGAGGACCTCCATTTCGACGTGCGCGCGATCGACTGGGCGGACTACTGGCAGAACGTGCACCTGCCCGCCCTGACCGAGATGACGCGCGCGTACGGCCGGGCCAAGGAGGCCTCACGCCGGCGGGCCGTACGGCAGCGGCGCATGAACGGGGGCACGGACGTCGTGGCCGTGTTCGACCTCGAGGGCACCGTGGCCGCGGGCACGATCGTGAGCCAGTACGCGCAGCTGCGCCGCCGGGAGCTCAGCCCGCTGCAGTGGCCGGGGGAGCTCGTCGAGCTGCTCGGCGGCGCGGGCACCTACATCGCCGCCGAGCGCCGCGACCGCGGGGAGTTCATCCGCGCGTTCCTGCGCCGCTATCGGGGAGTTTCCGTGGAACGGGTCACGGAGCTGATGAACGGTTCGCTCGGGCGGGCCGTGGAACGCAGCGTGCGCCCGGGGGCGCTTGCGCAGATCCGGGAGCACCGCGAGGCGGGGCACCGCACCGTGCTGGTCACGGGCTCACTGGACCTGCTGGTGAGCCCGGTGGCCGAGCTGTTCGACGACGTCGTGGCGGGGCGCATGGACCAGGTGGACGGTGTGCTCACCGGCTACCTGGCCACCCCGCCGCTCGTGGACGAGGCCCGCGCGCAGTGGCTCAAGCGCTACGCCCAGGACCACGGTCTGGACCTCAGTCGCTCCTACGGCTACGGGGACTCCGTGGCGGACGCCAGCTGGCTGTCCCTCGTGGGCCACCCCCACGCCGTGAACCCGGACCTGCAGCTGTACCGCCGGGCCCGCCGGGCCCACTGGCCCGTGGAGGACTGGAGGAAGGCCTGA
- a CDS encoding SDR family NAD(P)-dependent oxidoreductase: MLTALVTGGTSGIGAAFARSLARRGFNLVLVARDTARLEETARELAAEHGVHVETITADLAVREQLWHVAQRLEDPQHPVDMLVNNAGFSVKTPYTAEDFRQHEKGFDVMCAAVTRLSGAAARAMIARGTGWIVNVSSTSGYVTMGEYSAIKAYTTSMTESLAVELHGTGVHATALLPGWVRTEFHSRAGITGSSIPDFMWLDADRLVEEALADVARGKVISIPTLRYKVMATTLRHLPRPAVRWVSRKISGIRRREIPA; encoded by the coding sequence ATGCTTACCGCTCTCGTGACCGGTGGGACGTCAGGCATCGGTGCCGCGTTCGCACGATCCCTCGCCCGCAGGGGCTTCAATCTCGTCCTGGTCGCACGGGACACCGCCCGCCTCGAGGAGACCGCCCGCGAGCTGGCCGCCGAGCACGGGGTGCACGTGGAGACCATCACCGCGGACCTCGCGGTGCGCGAGCAGCTGTGGCACGTGGCCCAGCGGCTCGAGGACCCGCAGCACCCCGTGGACATGCTCGTCAACAACGCGGGCTTCTCCGTGAAGACCCCCTACACCGCCGAGGACTTCCGGCAGCACGAGAAGGGCTTCGACGTCATGTGCGCGGCGGTCACCCGGCTCTCGGGGGCGGCAGCCCGGGCCATGATCGCCCGCGGCACGGGGTGGATCGTCAACGTCTCCTCCACGTCCGGGTACGTGACCATGGGCGAGTACTCCGCAATCAAGGCCTACACCACCAGCATGACCGAGTCCCTGGCGGTGGAGCTGCACGGCACCGGCGTCCACGCCACCGCGCTGCTGCCGGGCTGGGTCCGCACCGAGTTCCACAGCCGGGCGGGCATCACCGGCTCCTCCATCCCGGACTTCATGTGGCTCGACGCCGACCGCCTCGTGGAGGAGGCGCTCGCGGACGTCGCACGCGGCAAGGTCATCTCGATCCCCACGCTGCGCTACAAGGTCATGGCCACCACCCTGCGCCACCTCCCGCGCCCCGCGGTGCGCTGGGTCTCCCGGAAGATCTCCGGGATCCGACGCCGCGAGATCCCGGCCTGA
- a CDS encoding lysophospholipid acyltransferase family protein, producing the protein MAPAHERTSGPSADTGGRRRPAPPEPRPRVLDSLEGPAGQQDPHPPAPPAESAELTAAHYTRPVRRVVRRIVQTVFFRGLVNRTISRSNVVDPAAYGVKGTCVVVANHSSHLDAPLVMSGVPHYISRDLATGVAADYFFTTWHKKFFTQLVFNAFPVDRRGEGANRGLSKKLLAAGVPLLIFPEGTRSKTGRMAPFQVGAASLALSTQVPVVPVALIGAHEAMPRGTSWPRRGRPPVVVAVGAPLRARGNENAAGFNERIEAAVRALYAANRHRIQD; encoded by the coding sequence GTGGCACCCGCACACGAGCGCACCTCCGGCCCGTCCGCCGACACCGGGGGACGACGCCGCCCCGCCCCTCCCGAGCCCCGCCCCCGCGTGCTGGACTCGCTCGAGGGCCCGGCGGGCCAGCAGGACCCGCACCCCCCGGCCCCGCCGGCCGAGTCCGCAGAGCTCACCGCCGCCCACTACACGCGGCCCGTGCGCCGGGTGGTACGCAGGATCGTGCAGACCGTGTTCTTCCGCGGTCTCGTGAACCGCACCATCTCCCGCAGCAACGTGGTGGACCCCGCGGCCTACGGGGTCAAGGGCACGTGCGTGGTGGTGGCCAACCACTCGAGCCACCTGGACGCCCCGCTCGTGATGAGCGGCGTGCCCCACTACATCTCGCGGGATCTCGCCACCGGGGTGGCCGCGGACTACTTCTTCACCACGTGGCACAAGAAGTTCTTCACCCAGCTGGTGTTCAACGCGTTCCCCGTGGACCGCCGCGGGGAGGGCGCCAACCGCGGGCTGTCCAAGAAGCTGCTGGCGGCGGGCGTGCCGCTGCTGATCTTCCCCGAGGGAACCCGCTCGAAGACCGGCAGGATGGCCCCGTTCCAGGTGGGAGCGGCGTCGTTGGCGCTGTCCACCCAGGTGCCCGTGGTTCCGGTCGCGCTCATCGGCGCGCACGAGGCCATGCCCCGCGGCACCAGCTGGCCGCGGCGCGGGCGCCCGCCCGTGGTCGTGGCCGTGGGCGCCCCGCTGCGCGCCCGGGGCAACGAGAACGCCGCGGGCTTCAACGAGCGCATCGAGGCCGCCGTGCGCGCCCTCTACGCCGCCAACCGGCACCGCATCCAGGACTAG
- a CDS encoding FAD-binding oxidoreductase, whose amino-acid sequence MADVKHQKWWGWGEEGVFFDYRNKPAFAPFVKEAIGVSLRPRERDTVDFSTARVPASRAPQDVLEQLRGIVGRDHLSTEDETRIVHWAGKSVLELLQTLRNDFARVPDVVLYPGSEEEVGELLRAAVDRDLVVIPFGGGSSISRSLQADPHESRCIVSLDLGRLNRVLEIDETSGLATIQAGVLGPDMEEQLNARGWTMGHFPDSFAHSTLGGWAATRSSGMQSDKYGDIADIVRGLRMVRPTGTVVLRPLPSTSTGPGLREMVIGSEGRLGVITELTVHVHRLPEQHEVIAYMFPTWQQALTAVRRYTEAEIPLTFARVSDAHETAFSLATQKAATSVKGRLAARGQDALWAVMRRRGWDTDAMCISYVCFEGSAKDVADRKKAVAAIAKSQGALVLGSGPGALYDQKKFDTPHLRDFLLEQNTVGDVSETAAPWSRLTTVHKNAYDAVQRAYERLGKTGWVMSHMSHSYHSGACLYFTFAYVFDEEDPYEEYRVIKSAIQQSFVDSGATLSHHHGVGVEHQPWMEQDVSPEGVALLKGLFEVADPGENLNPGKIVS is encoded by the coding sequence ATGGCAGACGTGAAGCACCAGAAGTGGTGGGGCTGGGGCGAGGAGGGCGTGTTCTTCGACTACCGGAACAAGCCCGCCTTCGCGCCCTTCGTGAAGGAGGCCATCGGGGTCTCCCTGCGGCCCCGCGAGCGGGACACGGTGGACTTCTCCACCGCACGGGTCCCGGCCTCCCGGGCACCCCAGGACGTCCTGGAGCAGCTGCGCGGGATCGTCGGCCGGGACCACCTGAGCACCGAGGACGAGACGCGCATCGTGCACTGGGCCGGGAAGTCCGTGCTGGAGCTGCTGCAGACGCTGCGCAACGACTTCGCCCGCGTGCCGGACGTGGTGCTCTACCCGGGCAGCGAGGAGGAGGTCGGCGAGCTCCTGCGGGCCGCCGTGGACCGGGACCTCGTGGTGATCCCCTTCGGCGGCGGTTCCAGCATCTCCCGAAGCCTGCAGGCGGACCCGCACGAGAGCCGCTGCATCGTGTCCCTGGACCTGGGCCGGCTCAACCGGGTGCTCGAGATCGACGAGACCTCGGGCCTCGCCACCATCCAGGCGGGTGTGCTGGGACCGGACATGGAGGAGCAGCTCAACGCCCGCGGGTGGACCATGGGCCACTTCCCCGACTCGTTCGCGCACTCCACGCTGGGCGGCTGGGCCGCCACCCGCTCCTCCGGCATGCAGTCGGACAAGTACGGGGACATCGCGGACATCGTGCGCGGGCTGCGCATGGTGCGCCCGACAGGCACCGTGGTGCTGCGACCCCTGCCCTCCACCTCCACGGGCCCCGGGCTGCGGGAGATGGTCATCGGCTCCGAGGGCCGCCTCGGTGTCATCACCGAGCTCACGGTGCACGTGCACCGGCTGCCGGAGCAGCACGAGGTCATCGCCTACATGTTCCCCACGTGGCAGCAGGCGCTGACCGCGGTGCGCCGGTACACCGAGGCGGAGATCCCCCTGACCTTCGCGCGCGTCTCGGACGCCCACGAGACCGCGTTCTCCCTGGCCACCCAGAAGGCGGCCACCTCCGTGAAGGGCAGGCTCGCGGCCAGGGGGCAGGACGCGCTGTGGGCCGTGATGCGCCGGCGCGGCTGGGACACGGACGCCATGTGCATCTCCTACGTGTGCTTCGAGGGCAGCGCGAAGGACGTCGCCGACCGCAAGAAGGCTGTAGCGGCCATCGCCAAGTCCCAGGGCGCCCTCGTGCTCGGCTCCGGGCCGGGCGCCCTCTACGACCAGAAGAAGTTCGACACCCCGCACCTGCGCGACTTCCTGCTCGAGCAGAACACCGTGGGGGACGTCTCCGAGACCGCGGCGCCCTGGTCACGGCTCACCACGGTGCACAAGAACGCCTACGACGCCGTCCAGCGCGCCTACGAGCGCCTCGGCAAAACCGGGTGGGTGATGTCCCACATGTCCCACTCGTACCACTCGGGGGCGTGCCTGTACTTCACGTTCGCCTACGTCTTCGACGAGGAGGACCCCTACGAGGAGTACCGGGTGATCAAGTCCGCCATCCAGCAGTCCTTCGTGGACTCCGGGGCCACCCTGTCCCACCACCACGGCGTGGGCGTCGAGCATCAGCCCTGGATGGAGCAGGACGTCTCCCCCGAGGGCGTCGCCCTGCTCAAGGGCCTCTTCGAGGTCGCCGACCCCGGGGAGAACCTCAACCCGGGCAAGATCGTCTCCTGA